TCTGCTCCAGCCACCCGCCTGCAGCCCGGGCCCCAGTTCCGGGGCCTGTACCGATCATATCCTCCTCCCGGTCCTCAAAGCTGATCCTGGTGTTGTACTTCTCCTTCAGAGTGGAGGACTCCAGGGCGTCCCTCACCTTTGTGTCGCCCTGCAGGGCAAAGCCCCCTTCAGCCGTGCAGACACTCTGAACGGGGGGCCTGTCAGCTTTGAGGGGACATGGGCTGTGCAGGTTCCTCCCAGCCCGGGGCTACCTCCTCGGTCCTGGACACCATCTGCACTCTGTCAGCCAGGTACGTGAGCTTCCCCTCGCAGTACGCCAGCTTGCTGTTCAAATCGAGGGCGTCGGAGAGCACCACTTCTCTCTGTGGGCCGGGAGGAGGAGGGTCTCACCTCCCCTCTGGCCCTGCCCAGGGACCTGGTGTGTGGCAGCTCCGCCTCACTCCCGGTACCTGGGTCGCAGGCAAGGTAATGCCCTTCAGCCGGACGTAGAGGTTGTCGATGCCCATCTGGATGGTCAGCAGCAGCTTCTGGCCCTTGGTCATGTTGCTGTGCGCGAGCTGGagcctctcttcttcctcttttagcATGTCTGTTATCTTCTTCTCAATAGACTTGAAGCTGCAGAAGGCAATAGGGACACAGCAGTGAGGGGCACAGGCCCGAGGGCTATGGTGGGGCCACCCAGGAGCCCAGTCCTGAGTTGGGTGCTGTGACTTAGAAGCTCAGGTGTGTGCAAGTGGAGTCCCCTGGCCCCTCTGTGGGACACACACGCTTGTTGGCAGTGGGTACactcccagctcccagcctggctGCAGCCCAGGGGCCTTTGTGAGACTGCGGTGGGTGGCCCGCAGTGCCTGAAGCCCGGGGCACCTGATGGAGCTAGGCTTCTGGCGGAACTTGAGCACAGCcttctccagctccagctgcTTCACCAGGGCCTTGAGCTGCACCCGCCGCTCCTCACACTCCTCCATCTGCAGCTCCAGGTTCTCCTCCGTGTTCCTCTGGGCCAGGAAGCGGCCAGCGATGTCCTGGCCAGTCCGGGGGAGAGGGAAGCCGGTGTGGGCCAGGAAGATGGGCAGAGGGGGCTTCACAGAACTGGTTTCTTCTGGGCCCCTCCCAGAGGCTAGTGCACTTTCTCTGCGCTCATTCACaagtgcgatcacagctcactgcagcctcaacctcccagacccaagcgatcctcccacctcggcctcctgagtagctgggaccacaggtgtgcgccaccacacttagcAGGGGTGAAGCGCTTTGTGGATGTCATTGCACACGACCCTAATGGCAGGCAGAGAGGGTAGATAACCCCATGTGGAGATAAGGAGATCATCACTGAAGGACATTGTGTCACTTGAGTCACTTGTCTGACAGTGGACAAGCTTGTGTCAGGGCAGTGGTTGGGAGCTCAAGGCCTAATAATAATAAACGCAGATACGAAGATGGGATTAAGATAAAAGGATTTGGGGTGGCTGAAGGAGTTACCACTTTGTGTGTCCATTTCAGAGCGCCTCAgaccccagcccagctcagccaccCTCCTGCCATGCTCCAGGAGTGCCAGGGAGCATTACCCAGACGTGAGAGGCTCAGCCACCCTCCTGCCATGCTCCCGGAGCGCCAGGGGCATTACCCAGACGTGAGAGCACTGTACAGCACTCTTGACCTTCTCCACCACAGCAGTCACGCCAGCCTGGTATTCTATTTCTGCCGTGGAGGTCTCTTTCCTCCTCACTGGCAGAGCAGAGGGGACGGGCAGTCAGCATGCAGGGATGGCTCAGGGGCTCTGTGTAAGGCTGTCGGACACCACCTCTGTACctgcccagctgctggggaggccacCCAAGACACAGGTGTCCTTCAGAGGTGCCTGCCCCCGCCACCTGCTCCCTCCTTAGCCCAGCCCTGCAGGGACGCCCCAGGCAGCCCCAGAGCAGAGGTGGACCCGGAGTGGCGCGGCACAGTGGGCCCGGCGGTGCTTCTCAGAGGCAGCTTAGGGGTCAGGATGCTTATCCTCTGCAGAGTCACTGGGGACTGGGCCCTTGGTGCAGGGCCCTTGGGTGCTGGGGCCAGCATCTCTGAGGCCACATTTGGCTGCAGGCTCTCAGCCtctggagggagaggcagggaccTGTCCTTCCCTTCACCCTGGCGACTGCATGTCACACCTGGCCTCAGGGTGACCTGATCCGTTGGCCCGAACCAGTGCTAACCTCTCCTTGGGACCCTGGCTGGGGGCAGGTGAGGAGCTGAGCGCTTACATTTCAGAGCCTCCATGCTCATCAGGTTCGAGGGGAAGTCCAAGTCCATCTGGCCCtgatgggaggtgggggtggggaagggatgaGACACCCTTTGCAGGGAGTGGGCCCTGAGTGGTGGCCCTGAGCCTGTGTCCACCCAGCTGTCGTGGGAACGGGTAGCCAGCCAGGCCCTGGCCTGAGGCTTACCCGGTGGTACTTCTTGCTGGTCTCCTTCGTGTGGATCTTGTCAATCAGCTTCTTCTGCTGGTTGAGCTGGTTCTCCCTTGCCCGGTGCTCCTCGATGAAGGACGCCTCCCTTTGCCTCATGTTCCTCTGGGGACACGTGGGTGGGCACATGGTTGGGGAGCTGTCTCCACAAGGCCCCTAATGGCACTAACGCCAGCGGGCAGTTGGCCACGCTCACCTTACTAGACTTCGGAACTGCATCCCCGGCCACTGGCCGCACCCTCTTCGTGCCCGTGGCCCCTCAGCTCAAGGCCCTCCTTGCCCACGCCTCTCAGAGCATGTGCCACCTCAGATGCTTTGctgccctccagcccctggccccCAGCTGCCTCCTGGCCAGCTCCACCTAGAACTCACGGAAGTGGATTCAGCCTGCCTGAAGACAGATTCCTCCTCTTCCCCAAAACCTGGCCTCTTCCAGCGTGCCCTTGGGTAGCCAAAACCATCATCTGCCCACCCCTGCTCACCCATCCCAGACACTGCTCTCACCCTCGCCACTCTCGTTGCCAGCGCTTAGTGGGGCTGCCTCTTGAGTTCTCGGCTCCGTCGGCCACCCCTTCTCCACCCCGGGCCTGCCCAGGTGATCAGCGCTTCTGCCCTGGCGCCTTCCAGTCCCCGCAGCCTGAGCACACCCTTTCTGAAGCACAGACCTGGTCACATcttccctccacctcctcccagggCTCCAGGTCAGTCCTTGGGCCCCCAGCCCAGCCGCCTCCATGGACTCCTGGGGCCTGTGCCTCTGCAGCCTTCACCGCCCTGGCCACACGCTGCTCCATGTATCACACCCCTCCCGGCCCAGGGCCTTTGCCCAAGTTGTACCTCCTCCATAACCCTGGCCACACCTGACCTTTGCGGGTTTACTCCCTCAGTCCAGCTCAAGCACTGTCTTCCTGGAAAGCCATCTGCCACCCCACCTCTCTCTGTCAAGCTGGCTCAGGGGCTGTGTGGCATTCCTTCATTAACTATTAGATGAGTGCCACTCACTTCAGGAGGACGGGGTCTGCCTGTCCCGGTCCCTGCTGTATCCTCAGAGCCTTGCAGGGACCTTGGCACAGACTGGGTGAATAGGTGACCCCCGCCCTGGCCTGGCcaattctctccctctctgcttcATGGCTCCTGTGCTGGATGGGCCCGCTCTGTCCAGTGGGTGAGCAGAGCAGGCTGGCCGGGCTGGCCACTGGATCCTTCCAGGGATTGTAGGCAGTGTGGGAATGGGGGTCTCCTGAGGGACCCTGGCCAGGAAGACACAAGAGAGCCAGCCCTGGAGGGcccccagccctgggccctgggccctgagcTCACCTTGACCTCATCTGTGATCATCATGGCGTCTTGGGACATGATCTTCATATCCGACAGCTCTGAGCAGTAGTTGACCACGAGGTTCTGCAGCTTGTCCAGCTCGATGGGGTATCCTGCCAGCACCTGTGTTGAATGGGGTTCTCTTGTGGCCCATACAGAGTGGGCTGCAGTTGCCCCCAGCTTTCATTCCCCGACTAAGAGCCCTGAGCACAGTGATAGGTTCTGCTCTGTGGCCCCAGGCACCTCCCCCACTCCCCGCAGGGCACAAAGCTGATGAAAGGTGTTTCACGGGGAGTGGACAGTGCTGGCCTGGTGAACTCTTCCACCGCCTAGGGTCCAACAACCCAGAGAGACTGAGAGTTTGTGATGAAATGTTCTGCAGAAAAGGCTGACTCTGAAACCCAGGGAGGTTTGGGGGCAGCTTTGCTTTGAAGTGAAACAGAGGGGCTCAAGACATGGGCTTGGGGTCAGAGAGTCAGGATTCAAGGCCAAGGCAGCTTCTGACTAGCTAGCTTAGCTGTGTGACATTaggaaagttatttaacctctctgagtgtcCCCATTTGTAAGATGATGGCTCATTCAGAAGGCTGCCGTCAGGATGACTTGAGAGTGTAAAAGGAATTATTTAGCCCAGAACCAGGTACATACATGCTCAAGATAGCTTTGCTATAGTAGTTTGTTTTTAGTAACTACaagtataggccaggcacggtggctcatgcctgtaatcccaacactgggaggccagaggcaggcggatcatgaggtcaggagtgaaaccccgtctctactaaaaatacaaaaatgtagccgggcgtggtagtgggcgcctgtaattctagctacttgggaggctgaggcaggagaatcgcttgatcccaggaggtggaggttgcagtgagccgagatctcaccactgcacaccagctggggcaacagtgtgaaactccatctcaaaagacaaaacaaaactacaagtgttgaatcttcatttttaaaaatatggatgaCTATGggaattattatttgttttttcctttgttctgaGACTGAATctcgctttatcacccaggctggagtgcaatggtgtgatctcggctcgcagcaacctccgccttctgggttcaagtgattctcgtgcctcagcctcccgagtagctgggattacaagcacgcaccaccatgccaggctaagttttgtatttttagtagagatgaggtttcaccatgttggccaggctggtctagaactcctgacctcaagtgatctgcctgccttggcctcccaaagtgctgggattacaggcgtgagccaccatgcccaggccggGAATAATTGATTTTTAAGTGTGTATGTTCTAAACAGAAGAAGGCGCCACCAGGGGGACAAGCACCCAGGCGAAGGAGGGGCATGGacggggtggggagaggggtgggCCCAGGAAGGATAGAGAGGCAGGGCTTCCAGGTGAGCCAATAGGACCGGGGCCAAGGTAAGAGGGACAGAGGACGGAGCTGAGAACCATCTGGGCTGGGACCGCAGCAGGAAAGAGCTGCGATGCAGCCCCCATCCAGCACTCTCCTCCTAAACTGCACTTCCATGCTGTCACCTTCCTGAAGCATGGCTCTCCAGAGCTCCCCTTTGCCCAGTCGTAGGGTGAGGGTGTTTCCAGCTGGCTCTCCGCCCTATCCACAGGTTGCTCCTCTTAGCACCTCTTATGCTCTCCCTTCCCATCTACAGTCCATCTGGAGCAGGTTCTGCTTTGTGGCAGCCCGAGGGGCGGTGCTCAGCCTCCCATGAAGGGGTTCTCCCCTCACAATCGGACTGCTGGCTGCCTTTGGCCTCGTCTGCAGGGAGCAGGGCGGGTGGGCTGGCTGGGTCGGCAGCAAGCCCTGCTTACAGGCCCAGCGGACCCTCAAAGGTGCAAGGACTTTCTGAGGGTGCAGGACCTGTCTCTGACTCTCAGAGGCCCAGGCGTGAGAAAATGACAGGCAAGATATAAACAATACTAAATCATTTAATACGTGCAAGAAAGTCCGAAGAATTCTGATATACCCCACGATATGCTTTTTTGGAATAGccaaaaatgaagttaaaaaacgTTTTCCACATGCCTCGGCGTCCTGCGTAGCCGGTGGTCAGGCAGAGCTCCCTCTCCCTGGCGGGTGCGGGGCGGCTCCGCCCCAGGACGCTCCCGCCCTTCCCAGATCCCAGCCCCGGACCCCCGCCCTTCCCGGGCCGCTGGGCTCACTGTCTTCAGATAATCCAGCAGGTCCAAATACAGCAGGTGGATGTTCTGGCTGGTGAAGATCTTGATCATTGTCTTCTCGATGTTGTTCTCCAGCTGGCGGATGATCTGGGGCGGACCGAAGGCGCAGTGAGAGGGCGTGGGGACCGGCCGCCCGGAGGGTGTCGGGGCTGGGCTTTCTCTGGAGGGGGTCGTGCTCTCTCAGCCCCGCCCCTCCCGTGAGCCCTCCCCAGTGGACCCGCCACTCCCGCGAGTCCCGCCCCCCGGTGGCTCCGCCCCTCCCGTGAATCCTGCCCCAGTGGACCCAGCCCCGCCTCTCCACCTGCAGGAGCCGCAGCTCCTCCTTGCTGGCGTCGGGCTGGCTCCGCAGGCTGGCCAGCTCCAGCTGCATGCTCTCCAGCTTCTGCCCGCGCCGCCGCACCAGGTGGATCAGTAGGTTGTGCATCTTCACGCGGTCGAAGACGTACTTGCGCAGCTTCTCCCGCACCACCTGGGTCGGGAAGGGCACCGCCCACTCGTGGTTGCGCAGGGGGCCGCCATGGAGCCC
The nucleotide sequence above comes from Symphalangus syndactylus isolate Jambi chromosome 3, NHGRI_mSymSyn1-v2.1_pri, whole genome shotgun sequence. Encoded proteins:
- the CCDC183 gene encoding coiled-coil domain-containing protein 183, coding for MRRHSETDVEEQTQELKTITQLQEQCRALQIQGGKENTDQNKAMLALLRSNIRHGAQDWALAKKYDQWTISKACGKNLPLRLTHCRSTMEVVREKLRKYVFDRVKMHNLLIHLVRRRGQKLESMQLELASLRSQPDASKEELRLLQIIRQLENNIEKTMIKIFTSQNIHLLYLDLLDYLKTVLAGYPIELDKLQNLVVNYCSELSDMKIMSQDAMMITDEVKRNMRQREASFIEEHRARENQLNQQKKLIDKIHTKETSKKYHRGQMDLDFPSNLMSMEALKLRRKETSTAEIEYQAGVTAVVEKVKSAVQCSHVWDIAGRFLAQRNTEENLELQMEECEERRVQLKALVKQLELEKAVLKFRQKPSSISFKSIEKKITDMLKEEEERLQLAHSNMTKGQKLLLTIQMGIDNLYVRLKGITLPATQREVVLSDALDLNSKLAYCEGKLTYLADRVQMVSRTEEGDTKVRDALESSTLKEKYNTRISFEDREEDMIDTFQFADVDHSYVPSRAEIKRQAQRLIEGKLKAAKKKKK